A genomic window from Phoenix dactylifera cultivar Barhee BC4 unplaced genomic scaffold, palm_55x_up_171113_PBpolish2nd_filt_p 000007F, whole genome shotgun sequence includes:
- the LOC103704516 gene encoding 60S ribosomal protein L4 — MTSAVAAARPLVTVQPLEGDMATDGSNSVSLPDVLKASIRPDIVRFVHANLSKNRRQPYAVSKRAGHQTSAESWGTGRAVSRIPRVPGGGTHRAGQGAFGNMVRGGRMFAPTKIWRRWHRRVNVNQRRFAVVSALAASAVPSLVMARGHRIESVPELPLVISDSIEAVEKTSSAIRILKQIGAFPDAEKAKDSHQIRPGKGKMRNRRYISRKGPLIVYGTEGSKLVKAFRNIPGVDVANVERLNLLKLAPGGHLGRFVIWTKSAFEKLDSVFGTFEKPSEKKNGYVLPRPKMTNADLGRIINSDEVQSVVRPINKEVKRRSLKKNPLRNLNTLLKLNPYAKTARRMSLLAEAQRVKAKKEKLDKKRTQLPKEEAAKIKAAGRAWYKTMISDSDYTEFENFSKWLGVTQ, encoded by the exons ATGACCTCCGCCGTCGCCGCTGCTCGTCCTCTCGTCACCGTCCAGCCCCTCGAGGGCGACATGGCCACCGACGGATCCAACTCCGTCTCCCTCCCCGACGTCCTCAAGGCCTCGATCCGTCCTGACATCGTCCGCTTCGTTCACGCCAACCTCTCCAAGAACCGCCGCCAGCCCTACGCCGTCTCCAAGCGCGCCGGCCATCAGACCTCCGCCGAGTCCTGGGGCACCGGCCGCGCCGTGTCGCGTATCCCCCGCGTCCCTGGTGGCGGCACCCATCGCGCCGGCCAGGGAGCCTTCGGCAACATGGTTCGTGGCGGGCGCATGTTCGCACCCACCAAGATCTGGCGCCGCTGGCACCGCCGCGTCAACGTCAACCAGCGCCGTTTCGCCGTCGTCTCCGCCCTCGCCGCTTCCGCTGTCCCCTCCCTCGTCATGGCCCGTGGCCACCGCATTGAGTCCGTCCCCGAGCTCCCGCTCGTCATCTCTGACTCCATCGAGGCCGTCGAGAAGACCTCCTCCGCCATCAGGATCCTCAAGCAGATTGGCGCCTTCCCCGACGCCGAGAAGGCAAAAGACTCCCACCAGATTCGCCCCGGCAAGGGTAAGATGCGTAACCGCCGCTATATCTCCCGCAAGGGCCCCCTCATCGTGTACGGCACCGAGGGGTCTAAGCTTGTCAAGGCCTTTCGCAACATCCCCGGCGTCGACGTCGCCAACGTCGAGCGCCTCAACCTCCTGAAGCTCGCCCCCGGAGGGCACCTCGGAAGGTTCGTCATCTGGACCAAGTCTGCCTTCGAGAAGCTTGACTCGGTGTTCGGGACCTTTGAGAAACCCTCCGAGAAGAAGAATGGCTACGTCCTGCCCAGGCCCAAGATGACTAATGCCGATCTGGGCAGGATCATCAACTCCGACGAAGTACAGTCGGTGGTGAGGCCTATCAATAAGGAGGTGAAGCGCCGCTCACTAAAGAAGAACCCGCTGAGAAATCTGAACACTCTTCTGAAGCTGAATCCTTATGCCAAGACTGCCAGGAGGATGTCTCTTCTTGCTGAGGCACAGCGTGTCAAGGCCAAGAAGGAGAAGCTTGACAAAAAGAGGACCCAGCTCCCTAAG GAAGAAGCTGCTAAAATCAAGGctgctgggagggcctggtacAAGACGATGATCTCAGACAGTGACTATACTGAATTTGAGAACTTCTCTAAGTGGCTAGGTGTTACTCAGTGA